One window of Silvimonas iriomotensis genomic DNA carries:
- the guaB gene encoding IMP dehydrogenase produces MRIVQQALTFDDVLLVPAHSDVLPRDVSLGTQFTRDIRLNLPLISAAMDTVTEAPLAIAIAQEGGIGIVHKNMSGKLQAAEVSKVKRHESGVVKDPLVVSPEMLVRDVLNLSRQHRISGFPVIDAKGQLVGIITNRDLRFETRLDVPVSSVMTQKDKLIVVREGTSIDEARHLMHDHKLERVLVVNEGFQLRGLITVKDIIKTSEHPLASKDELGRLRVGAAVGTGDGTEERVALLAEAGVDVIVVDTAHGHSAGVLNRVNWVKRNFPNVQVIGGNIATAAAARALVDAGADAVKVGIGPGSICTTRIVAGVGVPQISAVANVADALAGTGVPLIADGGIRFSGDIAKAIAAGAHTVMLGGLLAGTEEAPGEVELYQGRSYKSYRGMGSLGAMQQGSSDRYFQEENTANADKLVPEGIEGRVPYKGPVTAIVHQLVGGLRSSMGYLGCATIAQMHEKAEFVQITSAGIRESHVHDVQITKEAPNYRVE; encoded by the coding sequence TGACCTTCGACGACGTTCTGCTCGTCCCGGCCCACTCTGACGTCCTGCCCCGCGATGTCAGCCTTGGTACCCAATTCACTCGTGACATCCGGCTTAACCTGCCGCTGATCTCCGCAGCGATGGATACCGTGACCGAAGCCCCACTGGCGATTGCCATCGCCCAGGAAGGCGGCATTGGTATCGTTCACAAGAACATGTCTGGCAAGCTGCAGGCCGCTGAAGTCTCCAAAGTCAAACGTCATGAATCCGGCGTGGTGAAAGACCCGCTGGTCGTCTCGCCCGAGATGCTGGTTCGCGATGTCTTGAACCTCTCCCGTCAGCACCGTATTTCCGGTTTCCCGGTTATTGATGCCAAAGGCCAGCTGGTCGGCATCATCACCAACCGTGACCTGCGTTTTGAAACCCGCCTTGATGTGCCCGTCTCCAGCGTGATGACGCAAAAAGACAAGCTGATTGTTGTGCGTGAAGGCACCTCGATCGACGAAGCCCGTCACCTGATGCACGACCACAAGCTGGAACGTGTGCTGGTGGTGAACGAAGGCTTCCAGCTGCGCGGCCTGATTACCGTCAAGGACATCATCAAGACCAGCGAACACCCGCTGGCCTCCAAGGATGAACTGGGCCGTCTGCGCGTTGGCGCTGCGGTCGGTACCGGTGACGGCACCGAAGAACGCGTTGCCCTGCTGGCTGAAGCCGGCGTGGACGTCATCGTGGTGGATACCGCACACGGCCACAGCGCTGGCGTGCTGAACCGCGTGAACTGGGTCAAGCGCAATTTCCCGAACGTACAAGTGATTGGCGGCAACATCGCCACCGCTGCTGCCGCCCGCGCCCTTGTGGATGCTGGCGCTGATGCGGTCAAGGTCGGTATCGGCCCGGGCTCCATCTGCACCACGCGTATCGTGGCGGGTGTTGGCGTGCCGCAAATCTCCGCCGTGGCCAATGTGGCCGATGCACTGGCAGGCACCGGCGTGCCGCTGATTGCTGACGGTGGCATCCGCTTCTCTGGCGATATCGCCAAGGCCATTGCTGCCGGTGCCCACACCGTCATGCTGGGTGGCTTGCTGGCCGGTACCGAAGAAGCGCCGGGTGAAGTCGAACTGTACCAGGGCCGTTCTTACAAGAGCTACCGTGGCATGGGTTCTCTGGGCGCCATGCAGCAAGGCTCCAGCGATCGTTACTTCCAGGAAGAAAACACAGCCAACGCCGACAAGCTGGTACCGGAAGGCATTGAAGGCCGCGTCCCGTACAAGGGCCCGGTGACTGCGATTGTTCACCAGCTGGTGGGCGGTCTGCGTTCTTCCATGGGCTACCTGGGCTGCGCCACCATCGCGCAAATGCATGAGAAAGCCGAATTCGTGCAGATCACTTCTGCAGGTATCCGCGAATCTCACGTGCATGACGTGCAGATCACCAAGGAAGCCCCGAACTACCGCGTGGAGTAA